TTGAGCTAGACAACTTTCACAAGTACAAACGATTGCAAGTGCTGCAACTATCATATAACAGGCTATCATGCTACACGAGTAGTGCAAATCTCATTCTTCCACAGCTTTTAGCCTTAGGACTCGCTTCATGCAATTTAAGCGAGTTTCCAGCATTCTTACAAAACCAAGAGGATATTCAATGGTTGGACTTGTCCAGCAACAACATTAGCGAAGTGCCCTTTTGGGTATGGAATGGCAGTTTTAATAGCATGGTCTACTTGAATCTCTCTCATAACTTCTTAATTGGTCTTGATCGATATTACCCGATGCATGCTTTATATGAGTACACGATAGACCTCTCTCATAACATGTTGAAAGGACCACCCCCGAAGCACCGTCGTCAACAATGTCCTATATAGTATCTAACAACAACTTGACGGGAGCATTGCCAGCATGGATCTGCAATTTGAGTTCAGCAATCACACTGGACTTGTCTTCTAACAATTTGACCGGCGTGCTTCCTATTTGTTTGGGCAATATCAGCGAATCACTCCTGGTATTGAACCTAAAAGGCAACAATTTCCACGGGAGCATTCCAGAGCTCTCAGTGAGGGGGATGCAATTGACGATGATTGATTTGAGTGATAACCAGTTGCAAGGTAATTTACCGAGGTCCTTAGCCAATTGCAAAAAGCTCGAGTTCATCAACTTTGCAAACAATCTTATCATGGACACCTTCCCATCATGGTTGGGATCACTACCGGAGCTTCATATCCTTATTTTGCGATCCAATAAATTCCACGGTGTTATAGAGAGACCTCAATTGAGTCATGCGTTCCCTAAGTTGCGGATACTTGACCTCTCTTCTAATGCATTTGTCGGTAAGTTGCCCATGGAATTCTTTCAGTCTTGGAATGCCATGAAATTCGAGACGCGGAACTTTACATACATGTATGAAGATCTATATCCGTCAGCATTCCTTGCGTTCACCTACTATGGCAATTACGATTTTTCCATGATGGTGATTTACAAAGGGCTCAAATCGTATTACCCAAAGGTACCCAAAGTCTTAACGATCATTGACCTCTCCAGCAATTTGTTAAAAGGAGAGATCCCCAGTGTCATAGGCGATTTCAAAGGATTGCAAGGGCTTAACCTTTCCAATAATTCCTTCACTGGTTACATCCCATCATCGTTAGGGAATCTCACGGCGCTTGAGTCATTAGACCTTTCTCGAAATAAACTCTCTGGACAAATCCCTCAGAAGCTAATAGAACTCGGGTTCCTTTCTTTCCTAAACCTGTCTTATAACAATTTGACCGGGTCTGTGCCTAGAGGGAAACAGTTCGATACGTTTTCAAATGACTCTTTTGAAGGAAACTTGGGATTGTGTGGGGACTTCATATTCACGAAATGTCAACCTTCAACCTACCAAGAAGAAGACTTGGGATCAccaattgaactcaattggaAAATTGTTCTTATGGGGTATGGGAGCGGCTTAGTGATTGGAGTGGTCATCGGAAATGCATTCATCTCTTGGAAACATGATTGGTTTGAAGGAAATGCTAGGAGAAGGCAACGGCCTAGTCGGAGGCAGCCTAGGAGAGGTAGGAACTCGTGGTCAGGCACGTTTCTCAATTTATGCAGATATTAGAACTCCCTTAAAAAGTGAGCTGGGTATCTCCTTTTTCTCAAATGTACTTGCTTCTCGGTAGTATCTTTACAGTTATTTACATCAAACTTCATTTTCTTCAGCTAATCTCTCGAAGCAATTGTCAGCTTGTAAACCTAGCTTATGTATGCCTTTTCCTATCAATGATCAAGCAAGAGTATTACTATTGAATACTCAAATCTGAATTGCCACAAGGATCTTTTCTGTCCAGGGTTCACATCACTTGCTGAAACCCGTTTACGGATTCTAGTAAAACATTCAGTAGCAATGGTACAATGTTCTCATAACCTTATGCAAATCTTGACTCTCATCCACACCTCAATCATTTGCTTTAGTTGTTTGTCACCTCACAAGTTATACAGACAATAGTTGTATTGACATTTGAAGCAAAATCCGCATTTGGAGATTGATTAGACAAGAACCACAACAAATGATTCTCGTGAAAAATATACATATCATTTTTGGTTTTCGGATCTTCTTTTATGTTTGTacagtaaaaaataaaatcaaattctcTCTCACAAAGCAGCATATTATGCTGAGAACCAACATAGCACAAGAGAATTTTCTAAACTTCTTACCACGCTTGCTAATCATGTACTTAGTTAATGTCATTTGATTTGTCtgtttaatcttttcttttctttttctcaaagaAGGATCATTTGATATGTTCACCTGAATTTTTGCTGATAAATCAAGTTTCCGTCTATCGCACAAAACAAACCGTATTGAACTTATACAATTACATTTGTTCTACCTCTAATCTCGGTCTCAATAAGCAAGACTCTTCCAAACTCTAAATAACCTTGATTCCTCCAAATGCATTGCACAACAAAAATTACATTTCTAATCGGTGACCCAAGGACTAACGTCGCGAACAAAGAAGTCCAACACAGAGCAACCTCAGTCTTCAACTTCGACCTTAATTATTACcatttcttatgtttttttgcTGCTTTCTCTAcaggtttggagttttttatgtcatgaaaaaaacaaaagttcgGTAAATATATCACAGTTTGTAAAGTCTGGAATTTTTgtgttatataaaaaaaattttaagtaaatttgttaGCAAAATTTGGGCTTTTAGTGATTTTTTCCTTTAACATCTCTCAAACCTTCACTTTCTTCGGATAAATCACATTTGTGCACTTCCTCTCTAACGAAAATTTAAGttctctgtttttgttttttcataaaGCCATTATTAACTCTAACAAGCTTATGTGcaccttttctctttatatCAATGTTCAAGCAAAAGTACTTTTATTGAACACCAGATTACAAATTCCAGTAAAACGATCAATAACAAGATTACGGTGCTCTCACAACCCAATGCAATTTAGTGGGCTCTAATCCGACCTTTGAAGTGACATTTAGGACACAATTCGCATACCAGAACTGTACCAAATGTGGACCTGAGgaggtccttaaactgctcatAGGGGAACAACCCAACCGGAGGGATAACCTCCCTGGGGTGGGAGTCCCCGAGGTTGGGCCCCGTATCCCGCCTCTCAGGGGAGAAACAGTACTGAGAGGAGCGAGGGGGTTGCAGCTACCGGGGTAACGGTAGGCAGGCAACTGCGGTGGTTTGGATGCTAGCCGATTCAATTCGAGGCTACCCAAGGACCATGCAACGGAAGGCGTTAAAACCTTCCCGGAGCCTGAGCTGACTTTGATGTCAAGTTGACCCATAAAAAAACATTCTGCCGCTATAATCTCCGCCTCTCTCCTCCTTGTTTGCAGGCGTGATTTCCCATCCCTGTCGTCATCTGCCGCCCCGCgtagcttcgagctccaagcctGCGACGCCATGATCACTTGGGATCGAGAGTTCTTCGAGGAAGTCGATGAGAAGCTCCCGGTTGAGCACAATTCCCTCCCCACCGTTCGCGTTAACAGAGCAGAAGCAGAGTCTGCAAGAACCCAACAAAACCCTCGCAACCGCAATCACAGGAGCAGCCATGGCTGATTTCTCCTACCTTTCCGACACCGACGACTCCGCGGTGAGGTGACTCCGCGGTGGAAGACCTCTTCGTCCTCAAGCCAAATCGCCGCCATCAACTGCTCCTCGGAGGACGCAATTTTCCCGCTGCCATAGTGAAATCCGGACGAGAAATCGGTTGGAAGTCCACCACGAAGTACAATCCAGACTCTTCGCCGATGGATTGTTCCGATTCGTGGAGGAGGACGAGGTACTGTCGGATTCGGGGGCTTTCTCCGCTAAAGAGCAGAAGAAAAGTTGCTGAAGAAGGCAATAAAGGAGCAGAGAAGATCGCGAGGATGGCGAATCAAATGTAGGGGTAGGCTGTAATTTATTTCTTACTCGAATATTTTCGTTTGTTCGCGCTTCGGAACatgatttgttgctttcttGGCAGATTTGCCCTTAAATATCAGTATACTTCATTACTGGATAGTAGTGATTACAATCTCGGCCATATGTTTTGGTTTCAATATAAGGAGCAACCTTTTCACATAACCACGATTCGGAAACAAAAATCATACCATAGATACCGGCAAACTGCTTGGGTACAGCCTAACTAGGTCGATTTCGAATTTCTTGTCGAAATCTTTAAACGTCATTACTTCTATGCTTTGAGAGAGGAAATGAGCGTGAACAAGAGGAAATGAGTAGTTTGGCAAAACCACTGCTAGACCAGATGATCTGGTTGAAATTCAGGTTGAGCTGCGTGGAACTTTAATGCCTCTCTCAAGTCTCAACTGGATAGAGTGGTCTTCTTAGGCTTGAAATCTGGTGACTTCACTCAGGCTGATGGTTGGAGCTTAACTAGGGAGAAGAAGGCCGAGTTAACTTGGCATAGGCTAATTTGGTTTAATCCAAATGTGCCGAGATTTTGCTTTGTATCTTGGCTTGCTATCCTTACCAAGTTGCAGCAGACTGGTGATAGATTTTGCAAATGGCAGAATGTGAATGATATTTGTGTCCTCTGTGGATTGAAGCCCGAATCAAGGAGACATTTGTTCTTTGaatgttctttttcctctgaAAATGAAGTAGGCTTTTGCAGCTATGTGGTGTGGGAGGTTTTGTTGGCGATTGTGATGCTGAGTTTATGTGGGTGTTGCAGACATCAAAGGGGAGGTCTCTGGAAAGTCTTATGAAAGATGGCATGGAATGGTGTCATTTATTACTCATGGAAGGAAAGAAATACTATAGTTCACATTTGTAGAGTTCCCTGCGCTGAGAAGGTTTTCGAGAGTATGTTGTTTGTGGTAAGGTTGCTGGTTTGCTGAAGGAGAAAGGAGCTCATTTGGCAAGAGCTGATAATAATTTGTGTGGTTTTTTGGGGCATATAAATACCTGAGATTGGGCAGGAGAAGGATTATTCTCTTGTTTCATCGTGCTATAATGCTTTAGTTGTGTTAGTTTGGTAGCAGGGGAAGTGATTCTTGGGCTCGATGTTTTTGCTTGACATCTTGTATTGAGATTTAGACCTTTATTGAAGTTGTAGTGGGAAGTGGATGTCCAATGGTTTGATGATTCATTGGCGATGTTGTTACCATGTCTTAAATTCCAGAAATCATCAGGGATATTTTTGTCTGATGATTCATTGGCTACGCTGTTACCTCATTGTCAAGGTAGTTACCATGGTGGTCGACGACCGTCCCGGAGCATGagcgtaattttttttttttttttgtcatttaaatAGTGATAAGAGCATTTTCATTTTACAGTTACCTTGTCAGAATGAAAtagtggaaatttttttggttaaaggtACTATTTCACTCGAACATAATGAAACGTCATATAGCCGAGAAAGAAATCACATTGCACCGTATCTTTGTGCTTAG
The sequence above is drawn from the Eucalyptus grandis isolate ANBG69807.140 chromosome 11, ASM1654582v1, whole genome shotgun sequence genome and encodes:
- the LOC104427103 gene encoding receptor-like protein 33, yielding MSYIVSNNNLTGALPAWICNLSSAITLDLSSNNLTGVLPICLGNISESLLVLNLKGNNFHGSIPELSVRGMQLTMIDLSDNQLQGNLPRSLANCKKLEFINFANNLIMDTFPSWLGSLPELHILILRSNKFHGVIERPQLSHAFPKLRILDLSSNAFVGKLPMEFFQSWNAMKFETRNFTYMYEDLYPSAFLAFTYYGNYDFSMMVIYKGLKSYYPKVPKVLTIIDLSSNLLKGEIPSVIGDFKGLQGLNLSNNSFTGYIPSSLGNLTALESLDLSRNKLSGQIPQKLIELGFLSFLNLSYNNLTGSVPRGKQFDTFSNDSFEGNLGLCGDFIFTKCQPSTYQEEDLGSPIELNWKIVLMGYGSGLVIGVVIGNAFISWKHDWFEGNARRRQRPSRRQPRRVGSNPTFEVTFRTQFAYQNCTKCGPEEVLKLLIGEQPNRRDNLPGVGVPEVGPRIPPLRGETVLRGARGLQLPGRDFPSLSSSAAPRSFELQACDAMITWDREFFEEVDEKLPVEHNSLPTVRVNRAEAESARTQQNPRNRNHRSSHG